Proteins from a genomic interval of Nocardioidaceae bacterium:
- a CDS encoding ArsA family ATPase, protein MRTILFTGKGGVGKTTAAAGAAALAAERGSRTLVVSTDAAHSLGDAFGCCVGPEPLQVAPDLFVQQIDAQSRFERSWAEVQKYLLAVLDAAGVDRITAEELTVIPGAEEVLALLEVRQHAVSGAWDTVVVDCAPTAETLRLLALPEALSWYMDRVFPAERRLVKALRPVLVKATGVPMPEDSVFDALERLHRDLEQVHALLTGPDSSVRLVLTPESVVVAEARRAFTSLSLFGYRVDGVVANRVFPADGADPWRARWVDAQRTVLEEVRQSFGGLPLWSSPYLQAEPLGAEALADLARTVYDGGDPFVPAGPSPLGVRRSEGGAELRLALPFAQRGDVDLARHGDELVVTVSGYRRLLTLPAWLSKQRIVGAGVEGGALRVRFTEDAAAPPRAADEGRPA, encoded by the coding sequence GTGCGCACCATCCTGTTCACCGGCAAGGGCGGGGTGGGCAAGACCACCGCAGCCGCCGGCGCGGCCGCGCTCGCCGCCGAGCGGGGCAGCCGTACGCTCGTGGTCTCCACCGACGCCGCGCACTCCCTGGGGGATGCGTTCGGCTGCTGCGTGGGCCCGGAGCCGCTGCAGGTGGCGCCGGACCTCTTCGTGCAGCAGATCGATGCGCAGTCACGCTTCGAGCGGTCATGGGCGGAGGTGCAGAAGTACCTGCTCGCCGTGCTCGACGCCGCAGGCGTCGACCGCATCACCGCCGAGGAGCTGACCGTCATCCCGGGCGCCGAGGAGGTGCTGGCGCTGCTGGAGGTGCGTCAGCACGCTGTCTCCGGTGCGTGGGACACCGTCGTCGTCGACTGCGCCCCGACCGCGGAGACCCTGCGCCTGCTCGCGTTGCCCGAGGCGCTCAGCTGGTACATGGACCGGGTCTTCCCCGCCGAGCGCCGCCTGGTCAAGGCGCTGCGCCCGGTGCTGGTGAAGGCCACCGGGGTGCCGATGCCGGAGGACTCGGTCTTCGACGCCCTCGAGCGCCTCCACCGCGACCTGGAGCAGGTGCACGCCCTGCTGACCGGGCCCGACTCGAGCGTACGGCTGGTGCTGACCCCCGAGAGCGTCGTCGTCGCGGAGGCCCGGCGGGCCTTCACCTCGCTCTCGCTGTTCGGCTACCGCGTCGACGGCGTCGTGGCCAACCGCGTCTTCCCCGCCGACGGCGCCGACCCGTGGCGTGCCCGCTGGGTCGACGCGCAGCGCACCGTGCTGGAGGAGGTGCGGCAGTCCTTCGGCGGGCTCCCGCTGTGGAGCAGCCCCTACCTGCAGGCCGAGCCGTTGGGCGCCGAGGCGCTCGCGGACCTCGCACGCACCGTCTACGACGGCGGCGACCCGTTCGTGCCCGCCGGGCCGAGCCCCCTGGGCGTACGCAGGTCCGAGGGCGGCGCGGAGCTGCGCCTGGCCCTGCCCTTCGCCCAGCGCGGCGACGTCGACCTGGCCCGGCACGGCGACGAGCTGGTCGTGACGGTGTCGGGCTACCGGCGCCTGCTGACCCTGCCGGCCTGGTTGTCCAAGCAGCGCATCGTCGGAGCCGGGGTGGAGGGCGGAGCCCTGCGGGTTCGCTTCACCGAGGACGCCGCCGCTCCTCCGCGGGCGGCCGACGAGGGGAGGCCGGCGTGA
- a CDS encoding SRPBCC family protein: MAEQTTSSIVIDAPPEAVMDVIADFESYPQWAHGVKKAEVVEPGSDPSRPDRVYFELDATAVKDQYTLSYDWSEQQVTWQLVEGKMLKAMDGAYVLRPRGEGSAQSTEVTYRLKVDISIPMIGMMKRKAEKVIVDTALKGLKKRVEGRG; encoded by the coding sequence GTGGCTGAGCAGACGACGTCGAGCATCGTCATCGACGCGCCGCCGGAGGCGGTCATGGACGTCATCGCCGACTTCGAGTCCTACCCGCAGTGGGCGCACGGGGTGAAGAAGGCGGAGGTCGTCGAGCCCGGCTCGGACCCCAGCCGCCCCGACCGCGTCTACTTCGAGCTCGACGCGACCGCGGTGAAGGACCAGTACACGCTGTCCTACGACTGGTCCGAGCAGCAGGTCACCTGGCAGCTCGTCGAGGGCAAGATGCTCAAGGCGATGGACGGCGCGTACGTGCTGCGGCCCCGTGGTGAGGGCTCGGCGCAGAGCACCGAGGTGACGTACCGGTTGAAGGTCGACATCTCGATCCCGATGATCGGCATGATGAAGCGCAAGGCCGAGAAGGTCATCGTCGACACCGCTCTGAAGGGTCTGAAGAAGCGCGTCGAGGGGCGCGGCTGA
- a CDS encoding AMP-binding protein, whose translation MREFASPQTAAVDQRARVHDDLLLVAGATPDRVLYRRPAPSGWSEVTARAFHDDVRAAASLLGGAGIDAGDRVVVWGRASYGWAVADLALSYLGAVSVAVFDTADAATIASVMRSTGARAVIVDDPSRSATLDAEGGASALPDFSRWSWHSGRLERDVAVTPLDDAELDRRRDAVRPEDVATLIFTSGTTGSPKGCVLTHRQLCASVQVQAAEFEALTGPEAATVIALPLAHVFARTVQLVALRTGTPVAHLSDVRRLVEDLATLQPTFLLGVPRLFERLVTTVSQRATADGHGRRFDRGVQVAIDVSRAREDGEVPLWLRGREAWYERAVFSGFRDALGGRLRWALCGGAPLGERLTRFLDGAGITVLEGYGLTETAAAVTANVPGDVRIGTVGRPLPGVRVRVAEDGELLVAAPQVFAGYWHDEEATAAVLSSGWLHTGDLAEIGHEGHVRIIGRRRELLVLASGKQVSPEPFESQLRQHPLVDQCLVVGDGRPYLGALLTLDKPAVVAWARERDLPTRRRHLVRRPELRAELQRAIDELNAESSPAEAVRRFTVLPVTWSEDGGQLTASQKLRRTRVSQAHGAEVEALFAP comes from the coding sequence GTGCGCGAGTTCGCCAGCCCCCAGACCGCCGCCGTCGACCAGCGGGCGCGGGTGCACGACGACCTGCTGCTGGTCGCGGGCGCGACACCGGACCGGGTGCTCTACCGCCGCCCCGCCCCGAGCGGGTGGAGCGAGGTGACCGCCCGCGCCTTCCACGACGACGTGCGTGCGGCGGCCTCCCTGCTGGGCGGAGCCGGGATCGACGCCGGGGACCGCGTCGTGGTCTGGGGACGGGCGAGCTACGGCTGGGCCGTCGCCGACCTGGCGCTGTCCTACCTCGGCGCCGTCTCCGTCGCCGTCTTCGACACCGCGGACGCCGCGACGATCGCGTCGGTGATGAGGAGCACCGGGGCGCGGGCCGTGATCGTCGACGACCCCTCCCGGAGCGCGACGCTCGACGCCGAGGGCGGCGCCTCGGCGCTCCCGGACTTCTCCCGCTGGTCCTGGCACTCCGGGCGGCTGGAGCGCGACGTCGCGGTGACCCCGCTCGACGACGCCGAGCTGGACCGGCGCCGCGATGCCGTACGCCCCGAGGACGTCGCGACGCTGATCTTCACCTCGGGCACCACCGGATCGCCCAAGGGGTGCGTGCTGACCCACCGGCAGCTGTGCGCCTCGGTGCAGGTGCAGGCGGCCGAGTTCGAGGCGCTCACCGGCCCGGAGGCCGCGACGGTCATCGCCCTGCCGCTGGCCCACGTGTTCGCCCGCACGGTGCAGCTGGTCGCCCTGCGTACGGGCACCCCTGTCGCCCACCTCTCGGACGTGCGCCGCCTCGTCGAGGACCTCGCCACGCTGCAGCCGACGTTCCTGCTGGGCGTCCCGCGCCTCTTCGAGCGCCTGGTGACCACGGTCTCCCAGCGCGCCACCGCCGACGGTCACGGGCGTCGCTTCGACCGTGGTGTGCAGGTCGCCATCGACGTCTCACGGGCGCGGGAGGACGGCGAGGTCCCGCTGTGGCTGCGCGGGCGCGAGGCCTGGTACGAGCGCGCGGTCTTCAGCGGCTTCCGCGACGCACTGGGCGGCAGGCTCCGGTGGGCGCTGTGCGGCGGCGCCCCGCTGGGCGAGCGGCTCACACGCTTCCTCGACGGCGCGGGCATCACCGTGCTCGAGGGGTACGGCCTCACCGAGACCGCTGCCGCCGTGACGGCGAACGTGCCGGGCGACGTGCGGATCGGCACCGTGGGCCGACCTCTGCCGGGCGTCAGGGTGCGGGTCGCCGAGGACGGCGAGCTCCTCGTTGCCGCCCCCCAGGTCTTCGCCGGCTACTGGCACGACGAGGAGGCCACCGCCGCGGTGCTGTCCTCAGGATGGCTGCACACCGGGGACCTGGCCGAGATCGGCCACGAGGGGCACGTACGCATCATCGGTCGGCGCCGCGAGCTGCTCGTGCTCGCCAGCGGCAAGCAGGTCTCCCCCGAGCCCTTCGAGTCCCAGCTGCGACAGCACCCGCTGGTCGACCAGTGCCTGGTCGTCGGCGACGGCCGCCCCTACCTCGGCGCCCTGCTCACCCTCGACAAGCCCGCCGTGGTGGCGTGGGCGCGCGAGCGGGACCTGCCGACCAGACGTCGACACCTGGTGCGCCGACCCGAGCTGCGCGCCGAGCTGCAACGCGCGATCGACGAGCTCAACGCCGAGTCCTCCCCGGCCGAGGCCGTCCGCCGCTTCACCGTGCTGCCGGTGACCTGGTCAGAGGACGGCGGTCAGCTGACGGCCAGCCAGAAGCTGCGGCGTACGCGGGTGAGCCAGGCCCACGGCGCCGAGGTCGAGGCGCTCTTCGCACCCTGA
- the cpaB gene encoding Flp pilus assembly protein CpaB codes for MDRRKILMLVAATIAGAGTLLIFLYVKGADARAAAGFEQVQVLKAVDTIAVGESVDAAVTAGKVQRSTVPVGQVVPGALDAVTSLSGQVAVVPIAPGEQILASKFATTAATSNGLALSDGHVAISLNLSDTGRVAGFVNPGARVAVFLTGTEDTGERFSRLLLPDVEVVAVGATTLVSQTVTAEGTGATTTEQLPRTLFTLSVDQDQAETLLFAQGMGELAFALLAEDSEVEAGSGVDSDNVFRVSKRDSGRFGPVDTAGEESDTEDDTDTDTDTEAAGTDPASSDETLTEGG; via the coding sequence ATGGACCGTCGCAAGATCCTCATGCTCGTCGCCGCGACGATCGCGGGAGCCGGCACGCTGCTGATCTTCCTCTACGTCAAGGGCGCCGACGCCCGTGCCGCCGCCGGCTTCGAGCAGGTGCAGGTGCTCAAGGCCGTCGACACCATCGCCGTCGGTGAGAGCGTCGACGCCGCCGTCACCGCGGGCAAGGTGCAGCGCTCGACCGTGCCCGTGGGACAGGTCGTCCCGGGCGCGCTGGACGCCGTGACGTCCCTGTCGGGGCAGGTCGCGGTCGTGCCGATCGCGCCCGGTGAGCAGATCCTCGCCTCGAAGTTCGCGACGACGGCCGCCACGAGCAACGGCCTGGCCCTCAGCGACGGCCACGTCGCCATCTCGTTGAACCTCTCCGACACCGGCCGCGTCGCCGGCTTCGTGAACCCCGGCGCCCGCGTCGCCGTCTTCCTCACCGGCACCGAGGACACCGGGGAGCGCTTTTCGCGGCTGCTGCTGCCCGACGTCGAGGTCGTGGCCGTCGGCGCCACCACCCTGGTCTCCCAGACGGTGACCGCCGAGGGCACCGGCGCCACGACGACCGAGCAGCTGCCGCGCACGCTCTTCACGCTGTCGGTCGACCAGGACCAGGCCGAGACGCTGCTGTTCGCCCAGGGCATGGGCGAGCTGGCCTTCGCGTTGCTCGCGGAGGACTCCGAGGTCGAGGCCGGTTCGGGTGTGGACTCCGACAACGTCTTCCGGGTCTCCAAGCGCGACAGCGGCAGGTTCGGACCGGTCGACACCGCGGGCGAGGAGAGCGACACCGAGGACGACACGGACACCGACACCGACACCGAGGCCGCCGGCACGGACCCGGCCTCCTCCGACGAGACCCTGACCGAGGGGGGCTGA
- a CDS encoding AAA family ATPase, whose amino-acid sequence MPILVEPAKPVAASLSAGLPMGAPVLHELDAALSLLSERPDEYCVVLGPGLEMGAAMMFADSLRLSRPALSVVLVRESALTSTLAGAMQSGIREVVETEDVPGLKRAVERSRALWASLHGASSERALRSGRVLTVYSPKGGVGKTTTATGVATALAGSGSRVVVLDLDLSFGDVALALGQLPTRSLFDAVLAEAHVDWNLVEPLLTKVSDHLAVLAAPPRLDAKDQISARLVAGVISTLKDQFDFVVVDTGPLLDEQVLQALDDCDECLLVATPDVLALKNLKVALETLDLLNIAPGHRWLVLNKADQLHGVPKDKVEALLGQSVTVEVPVSPDVVRSVNEGDDRLSGRLDHPVTAAFGALAGRFSAVGTQDGTETPTARSRWGKLLGGRR is encoded by the coding sequence GTGCCGATCCTGGTCGAACCCGCCAAGCCGGTCGCGGCATCCCTGTCCGCCGGCCTCCCGATGGGCGCCCCGGTGCTCCACGAGCTGGACGCGGCACTGTCGCTGCTCTCGGAGCGGCCCGACGAGTACTGCGTGGTGCTCGGGCCGGGCCTGGAGATGGGCGCGGCGATGATGTTCGCCGACTCGCTGCGCCTCTCGCGTCCTGCGCTGAGCGTGGTGCTCGTCCGTGAGTCCGCGCTGACCAGCACCCTGGCCGGTGCCATGCAGTCCGGCATCCGCGAGGTCGTCGAGACCGAGGACGTCCCGGGTCTCAAACGGGCCGTCGAGCGGTCGCGGGCGCTGTGGGCCTCCCTGCACGGCGCGAGCTCCGAGCGCGCTCTACGGTCCGGTCGCGTCCTCACCGTCTACTCGCCGAAGGGCGGGGTCGGCAAGACGACCACCGCCACCGGTGTCGCGACCGCGCTCGCCGGGTCGGGGTCGCGGGTGGTCGTGCTCGACCTCGACCTGTCCTTCGGCGACGTGGCGCTGGCTCTCGGCCAGCTGCCCACGCGGTCTCTCTTCGACGCCGTGCTCGCCGAGGCGCACGTCGACTGGAACCTCGTCGAGCCGCTGCTGACCAAGGTCTCGGACCACCTCGCGGTCCTGGCGGCCCCGCCGCGCCTCGACGCGAAGGACCAGATCTCCGCGCGTCTTGTCGCCGGGGTGATCTCGACGCTGAAGGACCAGTTCGACTTCGTCGTCGTCGACACCGGACCGTTGCTCGACGAGCAGGTGCTGCAGGCGCTCGACGACTGCGACGAGTGCCTGCTGGTCGCCACCCCGGACGTGCTGGCGCTGAAGAACCTCAAGGTCGCCCTCGAGACGCTCGACCTGCTCAACATCGCGCCGGGACACCGGTGGCTCGTGCTGAACAAGGCCGACCAGCTGCACGGGGTCCCCAAGGACAAGGTCGAGGCGCTGCTCGGGCAGTCGGTCACCGTCGAGGTGCCCGTCTCCCCCGACGTCGTCCGCTCGGTCAACGAGGGCGACGACCGCCTCTCCGGTCGGCTCGACCACCCGGTGACCGCGGCCTTCGGCGCGTTGGCCGGACGCTTCAGCGCGGTCGGCACCCAGGACGGCACCGAGACCCCGACCGCACGCAGCCGGTGGGGCAAGCTGCTCGGGGGCCGCCGGTGA
- a CDS encoding CpaF family protein — protein sequence MAAATRTTARRPGPATPEADGASSPTSPDAATATTADVEAAERSTAAQVPAQASPEAAAQGTAQAAQAAQAAQATAQQDAAAARASASATRAKDRLVEIKDKVHRELLSMLGPELYEAGMDQTELEGRVRSVLGDVMRRTETPLSGNDRAVITQAISDDILGYGPIEEYLRDDEVSEVMVNGPRSIWLERRGRLEQVESGFKDEAHLRRIIDKIVSQIGRRVDESSPMVDARLPDGSRVNAVVPPLALDGSALTIRKFAADPLTVDDLISFGSLSPATADFLAACVRGRLNMIVSGGTGAGKTTTLNVLSSFIPADERIVTIEDAAELQLKQEHVVRLESRPANIEGKGAVSIRDLVRNSLRMRPDRIIVGEVRDASALDMLQAMNTGHDGSICSLHSNGPRDTLSRMETMVLMAGMDLPMRAIREQVASAVDLIVHQARLKDGSRHITHITEVERMEGDVITLQDVFVYDHSAGFDAQGRSMGRLRSTGLRPKFLEKMAHSNVTVDASTFAPDAVI from the coding sequence ATCGCCGCCGCCACGCGGACGACCGCACGCCGTCCCGGCCCCGCGACCCCGGAAGCCGACGGCGCCTCGTCCCCGACGAGCCCCGACGCCGCGACCGCGACCACGGCGGACGTCGAGGCGGCCGAGCGGTCGACCGCGGCCCAGGTGCCTGCCCAGGCGTCGCCTGAGGCGGCTGCGCAGGGGACGGCCCAGGCGGCCCAGGCGGCCCAGGCGGCCCAGGCCACGGCCCAGCAGGACGCGGCCGCCGCCCGCGCCAGCGCGTCTGCGACCCGGGCCAAGGACCGGCTCGTCGAGATCAAGGACAAGGTGCACCGCGAGCTGCTCTCGATGCTGGGACCCGAGCTCTACGAGGCCGGCATGGACCAGACCGAGCTCGAGGGTCGCGTACGCAGTGTGCTCGGCGACGTCATGCGACGCACCGAGACCCCGCTCTCGGGCAACGACCGGGCCGTCATCACCCAGGCCATATCCGACGACATCCTCGGCTACGGGCCGATCGAGGAGTACCTGCGCGACGACGAGGTCTCCGAGGTCATGGTCAACGGTCCGCGCAGCATCTGGCTCGAGCGCAGGGGCCGTCTCGAGCAGGTCGAGTCCGGCTTCAAGGACGAGGCGCACCTGCGCCGCATCATCGACAAGATCGTCTCCCAGATCGGCCGCCGCGTCGACGAGTCGAGCCCGATGGTCGATGCCCGTCTCCCCGACGGCAGCCGCGTCAACGCGGTCGTGCCACCCCTGGCCCTGGACGGCTCCGCGCTCACCATCCGCAAGTTCGCCGCCGACCCGCTGACGGTCGACGACCTCATCTCCTTCGGTTCCCTGAGTCCTGCGACCGCCGACTTCCTCGCCGCGTGCGTCCGCGGACGCCTCAACATGATCGTCTCCGGCGGTACCGGTGCCGGCAAGACCACAACGCTGAACGTGCTGAGCTCCTTCATCCCGGCCGACGAGCGCATCGTCACCATCGAGGACGCGGCAGAGCTCCAGCTGAAGCAGGAGCACGTCGTACGCCTGGAGTCCCGGCCCGCCAACATCGAGGGCAAGGGCGCGGTCAGCATCCGCGATCTGGTGCGCAACTCGCTGCGCATGCGGCCCGACCGCATCATCGTCGGAGAGGTGCGCGACGCCTCGGCGCTCGACATGCTCCAGGCGATGAACACCGGACACGACGGCTCCATCTGCTCGCTGCACTCCAACGGGCCCCGCGACACGCTCTCGCGCATGGAGACCATGGTGCTGATGGCCGGCATGGACCTGCCGATGCGCGCCATCCGCGAGCAGGTCGCCTCGGCGGTCGACCTGATCGTGCACCAGGCGCGCCTGAAAGACGGCTCGCGCCACATCACCCACATCACCGAGGTGGAGCGGATGGAGGGCGACGTCATCACCCTGCAGGACGTCTTCGTCTACGACCACTCCGCCGGCTTCGACGCCCAGGGTCGCAGCATGGGCCGTCTGCGCAGCACCGGCCTTAGGCCGAAGTTCCTCGAGAAGATGGCCCACAGCAACGTCACGGTCGACGCCTCGACCTTCGCCCCGGACGCGGTGATCTGA